GGCAATTTCACATTATTTGTCATTAGAAAATCTTAAGTCAAAATTTATCTCTAGTTTCCTCATAGTAaatcttcccccccccccctaaagGTGAGTCCATTTGCATCTTTTATGCTGgctatgtttttcttttttgcatcTACTTGTCTATTAGCACTTTCTTATTTATTTCTTTACCTTCCAAAATGTCCTCATTCTTTTAGAAGTGTTATTTTTGCAGGTATGATGAAAGAATCAGTTTGTTTGCTGAACGGAAGTTCCAAAGAGATGGTATTGAAGTGCAAACAGGACAACGGGTTATAAGTGTGTCTGATAAGGCCATTACCACCAGGGCAAAGGTGAATGGGCAGATATATTCTATGCCATACGGAATGATTGTTTGGTCCACGGGTATCCGGATCCGCCCTGTTTTAATGGATTTTATGCAGGACATTGGTCAGGTTCGTTGCTCTAGTCCTATGATCCTGTCCAACTACCTTGCTGTATCTATGTTTTTGCACTTTCGCTACTGTCATTTTATCAATCAGATACTAATTTGGTGTCTTTCATAGGCTGTCATATTTGTTTTAAGTTATAGTTTGCATTGATTCACATATGCAGAAACATAAGCGTGCTTTAACAACTGATGAATGGCTGCGAGTCAAAGGATGTGATGGTATATATGCGCTTGGTGATTGTGCGACAATACATCAACGCAAAATCATGGTATGTGTAGCTTTTTGCTGTTTGATTTGTACACTCAATGGAGCAGTTGTATTTCATGAGGCTGGATTATATGCACATTCTTCTGTGAAGCCTGCACTGTGCTATCTTGTTTTTCTATAATCTGTTATAGGCTTTTAAGAACTGGACTGTtatctttttatttgtttattatttatttgtgggAAAGATGATGATTTCATTAAAACGCTAGAAAGAGAAACAGAAACGGCCGCGAAACGCGACCCTATCATCAATTTACAGCATCAACAAAACAAAGAAAAGGCCTGTTATCATCATCTGACGCAACAATTGCATCAAAAGCTTGTCATAGACTCGCATCCAGACAAGCTATAatgtacataaacataaaatGCTAATTCCACGTCTGTAGATCCCAGCCCCTCTAATGCTACCACATGTGCAAAACTGGCAAATCTTTGTATGTCCAAGATGTCCATCGTGTGAGCCAAACCTTGTAGATGCCCTGgtttaaaaatcaggccaatctactCATCAGGTAGGGCACAGTATATAAGACAAACTGGTCATCTATTTTTATCCGCCCATTTGCTCTACTTTGTGCTCATCGGCTGAGTGGGTTAACCTCATTTGTGGGACCAGGCCGTGTAAACGGTTGGTCTACATAATGGATggcttgaatcttgattcttgcaCACATGTGCTGAGCTAGACATGAGGCAGTATTATTGTGTGcggtaatggccgttacggggccgtaaaggtaatggtggcaaccgttacaagTTATGGGTTCATAAGAGCCGTCATGGAAAAAAATTAtctataacggccattacagcccctGTAATGGCCCGTTACACCCCTCATAAAGGTTGTACCGGCTCCATAACAGTCCATTATGGGGCCAACACatgttttttagatttttttttcaataaaaaagagaccataacagccgttatagcctgtatcgtaaaggtaacagtgatgGCCATTACGGCTgccgttaccattatggaataccttgggctatatatatgtgtgtgcgtgtgtgtgggtgggCTAGTCCTTTCCTCCTGATACTAAAGCAGTCCGTGCTGACTTGCTTATGATCCGTTTCAAATTTTACTAATTTGCAGTGGAATAGATGTGTTCTACCCAAATTGCAAGCGGGATAAGAACACCTTGTGTTCGTTTTTCTCCCACTTGCATTTGGAGCTGGAAATGAGGGGAAACCAGAAGCCCACCTAATGTGATTCCAATTTTATTCTGTCCACAATGTGAACAGATTAATTTGGTTGAAATTCTGAGCCAATGCCAATCAGGATGAATGGCCCTTGAGGTAGACAAGTGCTTTTGTTGCCTACTGTTCAGAAAACAAAGCAGACAAGTTGAGCTTGGCCCTTCCCTAACGGGGGAACATTGTTCCACTCACAAACTTTGTGCAGTTTTTCctttttgattgacaagatgagagAGGCATAAATGCAAAGCTAGATATATGGAGGGATGTTTTAGGACATCAGGCACATTAGGACAATCTACGTGTCCGGATCCATCTTGACACTATAGCTTCTCAGCGCAACTTGCCTCTTGTAAGGAGCTAGACTTTCTTGACCTTCTTTTAGTGGCTTATCTGTGACTTCCCCTCCCATACAAAGTAATCATGGTATTCTAGTTCTTTGAGTGTTCCTATTTAATTCAAAGGAGATACTCTCCATGATTGCATTTGATGGTGAAGAGCAATTCTGTAGAAAGGAGATACTCTCCATGATTGCATTTGATGGTGAAGAGCAATTCTGTACATAGGTGGTTGTGAAATTTCCATACCAAATTATACTTTCTGCAATCAATTCATTTTCTCACATATCTTCCTAATCTAGCATACTAATCACATATTAACGTGTTTCATCTCATGCCGACATGCTTTTAGGAAGATATTTCAGCAATATTTAATGTTGCGGACAAAGACAAATCTGGCACCCTAACTGTTAAAGAATTCCAAGGTGTAATAGACGATATTCTTGTGAGGTACCCTCAAGTGGAGCATTATTTGAAAAGGAAGCATATGCGCAATGTTTTAGATCTGTTGAATGATTCGAAAGGGAATGAGAGCAAAGAATCTATCGAGGTAGATATTGAAGGGTTCAGGTCAGCTCTGTCTCATGtggattcaaagatgaagaatcTTCCTCCAACTGCTCAGGTGATTTTCTGATCAACTTCTTATTGAAGTTATGGATTTAGtgaggaagtttttttttttatatgttgctTCCAGATGAGACTTGCCAGCATGTCACATGTATTGCTATGTGAGGGTCATTAGTCAAATGGACCCACCAAGCATGTTTCTTGGGCTCGCTAAATTAGTCGGCATTCCTGTATGGagaaaatggacagttagaaAATGTTGACTAGCGGTTCACCCTGAAATTACAAGTGACGACCACccaattagggcctgtttggaacatgggattaggtggtatggaattgcatttggtctaatGTAAATTTCATCCTGTGTTTGGAATTAATCGGAAGGATTGGATTATTTCGGGGATCATATCATCCAATCCCAGCAGGAGATAACAATGGGATTTTTTATGGAATCCAAAATCCATTGCATTTGTAGACCctatgttgatgcatgtgttttattcacaccgtccatccatatgcaccctttaCACATGATACTCGAGTTGAATATGCATATAGGTGACTGACATCATTTGTAAAATCTGGtcagttgattacaattccatggtccaccaaacactaGTTTCACTTAATACAGTGTTTTTCCTgtaggaagaatttgatcccaaatgtggGATTGAACGGTCAAAAttccatggtatttctagacataattattgtgtaataatggtgttaatttcacctaatgcaattcaatactaCCTAATCACGCATTCCAAACAGGCACTTAGTGGATTGGCTTATTTTTTGGCCAGAGAACATATGTGGTGGGGTTTGATTCTCTCACATATGTTTCATGTTGGCATGTGTCCCTGTGAGTAGCCTTCACATTTTCTGTTGCATCTAATAAATGTGGAATGTTAGTTATTAATGGCCTCTTCTGAAGAACCATATCGTGGCATTTTCTTTCCCTTGCTTTATCATTGTTGATagaaaagaagagaggagaaTCACTGAATatgaatataaaaaataaactctCTGACAATCATGAAATTCCAGGTTGCTGCTCAACAAGGTGCATACCTTGCTAGGTGCTTTAACCACATGAAGGACTCTGAAGATAATGCCGAAGGTCCTCTTAGGTTTAGAGAATCAGGTCGCCATCAATTTCAGCCGTTTCGGTACAAATCAAACTTCCAATAATTTTTCTGTTAATCATGCCTCGTCCTTATTATGGTGCTTACTTTAATTGAATTGTGCATCAAATTCTAAAGATTGGGGTCTTAGttttccatattaaaaaatgtttATGGAAATTAATGCATACTTTTTTTTTGCTTGGCTATTATTTCATTTGTTCAGATGACCCCTTTTCAAAACTAATTGATTGTAACCAAATTGtttattgtaatcaacctatataatataatattagacAACGCTTGATGTAAgtgcacttgtttgtcaatcacatgtgtCAATGTATTAGTAagttggttgagcccttggaagctgaagaccgaagacacatgaagacttggagcatcaaggagtgaagaaacAAATAAAtcgaggtgccttggtgaccctaacctttgaCCCCTTTAGGTCCGAAACAACCTTAACTACTGGATGATCCATTCCCAAATAGGTAAACATTTACTTGAAACACCTCTGAAAAGGAGAATAGTTGACAACCTTTGATGCCATTGCCCATTCCATTCCATTTTATTTATCCCTATGAAACAACTTCGAAAATCACCCCACCCAATTCCGGAAGCACGGATTGTTCCTTTCCAACCAAATGAACCATATCCCTGCAAGTAAGCAAAGCCGCCACACTTTAAACTGTACTTAGATTCAGAGAATAACAAGGAGCCTACTGATATATGTTAATCCAACACTCCTCACTTGTCAACATAATCATGCTCAACATTACAATTGAGCCTGTCTCTTTTAGCCCCCAACTTTTGTTCTTGATTAGTGAAAGCATCTTTGAAGGTCAAATGCTTTTGCAGTTGTTCTTTTTCATAAATTCAAGAATTCCACATCTGACTATGAGATATAAATGCCCATGAATGTCCCTCACAGGAAAAGTAAATAACATAAAACTGCTTTATGTACTCATTTTTTGCATTTTCTTAAGCTAAATAACTACGCACACTCTTATGTGAGTTCCTAATGATTTTTGGTGTCAGGTACAAGCATTTTTGGAAATTTGTTCCATTGGGAGGAGAGCAGGCAGCTTTAGAACTCCCCGGAGACAGGATTTCTATCGGTCACAGCACCCAATGGCTTTGGTATTCTGTTTATGCGAGGTATCGTCTGTTTCTCATAACTGTCTCTTTGCAGAATGCACACAGTACCCTTGCAAATGTACATGTGCTCTACATTCCATTTCCCTGATTGTTCAATGCGTATAAGCATATGGtttttttttgcttcttttgCTCATGATACTTGTTCATCATATCAAGCACTTGTACGTGTATGAGGAAAATATAGCGATTGCTCTCAAGTCCTTCTACTATTTGGCGAAAACATTccatacaggtggggcccacttccattGATCCATCCCATCCTTTGACGGGTCCCATTTGATGGGTTATGCTGCAAGAAGCACCCCTCCCCTTCAGAAAATCCCATTCATCTGAtttttttggtttgaaaatggatAGCTAAATATATGATATAGCCAACTCTCGACATGGAAAAAGCCCACTAGGATTGTCCAATTGAGGTTGTTATTAGTTGATCACAAATCCATGGCTCCCTAGCCAAAATAATGATTCCATCactcatgggtgggccccaccattttgaAATACCGATCTGTTGAGCACTGTTTAATATCTCATACATGTACAGGTATGTGCATTTGTGCGTCATTGATCCTAATTTTGCTTACTGTTTTTCCAATTCAGCAAACAAGTTAGTTGGCGCACAAGATCATTGGTGGTATCAGATTGGACGAGGAGATTCATATTTGGAAGGGATTCAAGCCGCATATGAGGCGGTAATAGGTTCCAGAACACATACCCCATCAACCATTCCTAGCATCCTTGTCTTGTATGTTTCTGTTTTCTTCTCTCTTTGTTTCTCATTCTTAATTTGGTTCTGTAAAATGACTGTTCTATATTATCAATGCAGTTTCATTGTCCATATGATTTTTAATTATGTCATCTGGTCTGGTGATGGTAACCAACAGCCAAACTTGCTATTCTTAAACCTCATCAGTGTCCCACCCATATCAGATGGTGATATGAAAAGATGGCCCCACTTGATCACGTGGCCTCCTTAGAAATCAAAGCAGGTGGATCTTGCTTCTTACGTGGAATGGCTGGGGTTTAGTTTTGAATTTGAGTTAAATTTGGGAATATAGATTCGACAAGACTGGTGAAAGCTCATGACCACTTTTTAAGTTGTGGTGCGCCACCTACAGTACACATGGCCTATATCCATGCCAATCTAGACCAACGCTACCTAGAAAGTGAAACACCCCATGTTTTTCATTCCAGATCGAGCATTCCGGATTATGGGTGACTTGCAACCAAGATCGCTGTTTTTAACAACCTGAATTAGTGCTCTTTGTtcttactattatttaatttaatgcAAATTTACATTTACAATGTAGAGATttgtatctttatttatttagttatagtATAACACCAAATATGTGGGTTCCATTACAATAACATTTGTCATTTCATATATAACAATATGAGTTCATATATAAAACTATATTGCATATAGTATTTGATATAGGATGGGTTATGGATAACTCATGAATAGGTGGCCAGGATTGCACAAATACGGGCCAGAGGACCTCGATTGGGTAAAAAGGGCCTAAACACACTATAGCTTCCAATGCCTATAACAACTGGTTATCTGTTTTGCACAAATAATATACCGTAGGAAAGCTATCAATGAGGTGTACACCCTGGCCAACAATTTGAGATTTGTTGCCCACCAAACGGCTTTGCAAATTTCGAATCAAATTAGACTTTTAAGTTATAACTTTCTATCTTTTGcaacttcttttttatttctaatgttAGGGTTCCGAGAGCTTGGTTATGGTCCAAAGTCTTTGTTTTAGTCATCTAAGAGTTGTTTATGAGTTTTGGTAGGATTAAATGTCTTATTactatttttgttaatttttattaGTTTGGAAAAGTCTCCTATTTTGAGTCAAATTAGGATCTAAGGATTCTTTTGCTTATGTAATTCATCAAATACGTTATATACAGCACTTAcatttaataatataaaattttatttctcatttttagaaaatttctctttccTTATAGATTTAAGGACTACCCTCGAGAAGTAGACAATGATCTCTTTTTTATCCATGCACCCACTACATTAGTATTAGAGAAATGCACATGACTTTACCCCTAGCATACCACATATTGGAGGAAGTAGCATGCCGCATGCCCATTCCCGTACCACATATATACCAAAGTGACCCACAATCCAGGTATGCTTGCATACACACTTGTAAATCAAAACATCAGAACAAACAAATGCACGAATAGGTTTTGTTTGCATGGGGTCATattctatgtgttgtctaactaaattgatgttagtatattcaaagtcttttcatataatttataaatgtaagaagatgtgtggaaacacaggcaataaattcaaaagcaaaagaagaatcactacatCAGGTCACATTCGTGtctgattttatgtttggacacatattataaccaatttgcaagaaattaagaaaatttgatttttttttttttcaatgttttgTAACTCAGCTTGTGTcttccaaatcttgaaatcgaagttccaaatccatgatttttcatgcaaaacatgaaaaatcatatatttgtaacaatttgacactgatttaacatgattaaaaaaaaaaagatcaaaaattgaaaatgctcaccggatcgaacatgtgggatatatctcactacttgtgtgtttctcGTCGCATAAGTGGAATACAAGATATATTATGGGATATATTGGCCATAATCGTCAATATGTAAAACGCTAAATCCAAGTAAGCTTGATCTAAACGATTTTAGATGGAAAGTAGCCTGAAAATCGTGATGATTAGACAATTTTAACTGTCCAGTTGGTGGCTTGAATGCTTGCATATAATGGTCAATGGTGTAGATTGAACTAAGAAAACTTAGATGATTAAGACTGCATAATTAATGTGAATTTTGATTATTTCTTGGTTCACAAAGAGGCCTTTGATTATGTGAACCTTACCATAATTGGTCTATATCATCATCTATGGTTGATGAGATACTACAATGAAAAAATCTACAGTAATGGCTGAACTAATACCTATACGCATGGCACTGAAATCAACACCATGGGATCAATGAGAATAACgatgttcaccgttgaaacctttctagggcccacaataatgtttatttgtcatccaatctgttcataagatcacacagtcatagatgaagggaaaacacaaatatcagcttgatctaaaacttctgtggcccttaagaaattttcaacggtagtcattcaATTCACatcttttcctatggtgtggtccacttgagctttggatatgcttcaatttttgggcttatgagctaaaattatctaataaaagaGATTGTCCGAgtggataatatatataaatcacagtggccccaccgactctagcctactgagttacttagGGCACAATCCACTTCCTAAAATGGGGAAGCGTATTGCCTGTGACCccctatgtgggcccacagaaatgtcTGTGACAAgtctactctgtccatctgttttgcaagactaCAATATGACAGGACTCCAAAAGTCATGCACATcgaaaactcgggtgggccacaccaaatgtaACAATGGGAACGGaagatgcccaccgttgaaactttactggagctgaccatgatgtttatatgccatccaaaccgttcatacggttattaccactcagataaactatagGCACCAATATCATCTGATACAAAACTCCTATGCCCCAAGTCATTAATCCCATGGTTTCGTGTGGAATGGCTCACATTAATTTTAGatgtgcctgatttttagagtcatgtcctgcTGTTGTCTTTGCAAAACAGATTAATGAAGTGGATTTATCATGGACATCTTTGTGGCCCCACATCCTTGGACACAGGAATATCTCTCTGCCAAGGCTATTGGCCATCCGCTTTGTAGGAGAGCTTTTCACGGGAACTTCCGACCAAGAAAGTTAGTTGGTTCTGTTGGCACTTTCTTTAATTGTTTTATATCACGTGTGTGGGTGGGCATGTCAGAATCAATTaagcagcttgattcaaaatgaATTAGCATTCACCCAAGTGTTGAAATAAGTAAATATGTTCGTTGTGAATGTATATAACTAGATTCTAAGAAAATTGGTTATTTACTTAGCCACTCacaaaattttgtaatgatctagCGATTATCGGAGCGTGGGGTTCTTTTTCCAAACATGGATTGCGCTTTGTCTTTCACAAGAAATGACTTTTTAAAATATAAGTACaatcaaacaaaaagaaatacTCACATCCATTCACTAAGAGAGAACAAAATGATATGGGCATTTCTTGAAAAAACAACTTGATATTGAATAAGGAACAAGTATAAGATATGAGCATAGAAttggattacaactaagaacTGAATTATCATTACTGGATTATCGCTACTCCTATGATAACTAAGATAAAGTAAATTGGTCGGTTTGGTTTGATTGGTGTGTGATTGGCTTCCACTCCTACCAATCCTTTATCTATTTATATACTTCTGTTATGCGGCTTATTCTTCTAGATAATTCTTTTGTTACTTTGGGTTGCATTAGTTGAAGAGCTTCTCTCTTTATCCTTCTCTTATCTAGGCCCTTTTCTTGTTACATCTCTTCCTTTTGGAATGTTTTTCTTCCACTTGGCTAAGCTTTGTCACTCACCTTTcaaccacacatcagctatatgaTTTTTGTTGGTCGCTCGCTTGACTACTATCCACACATTTCCTACTCGACCACTTTTTACTCAATCGATCCTCTCAACCACATCTCCAAGTCTCCTTAAAGATCATGCTAAATTTATCTACAACGACATATGTCCTTTCCTTAATCGGCTAGGCCAAAATTAGGTTGCAATAGGGTCTATtaagatgtttgtaagaaatccactgagttcatcaatctttccaaatcatgttaaGGCATGGGAGCCAAATTTAAAACTCAAGGAGTTTGCACAACGAGAAGTAGTTAGGgagatgtctatcattgaaatctcCCTTGGGTGATGATTATATGCCATTTataccatttataaggtcattcgtACTG
This region of Magnolia sinica isolate HGM2019 chromosome 1, MsV1, whole genome shotgun sequence genomic DNA includes:
- the LOC131236695 gene encoding external alternative NAD(P)H-ubiquinone oxidoreductase B1, mitochondrial-like, coding for MRFFSFFDRSTRAFQFSKLTLLFAVNTGGLVAYSESKLYSDTSVDLSQVEPKKKRVVVLGTGWAGTTFLKNLDSSLYDIQVVSPLNYFAFTPLLPSVTCGTVEARSIVEPIRNIIKKKNGEIQFWEAECVKIDAANKRVHCRSNDRIIVEGKEEFLLDYDYLVIAIGALASTLNIPGVKEHCHFLKDIEDAQKIRRSVIDCFERASLPNLSEEERKTALHFIIVGGGPTGVEFAAELHDFVCEDLVKMYPTVQNLVKITVIQSGDHILNTYDERISLFAERKFQRDGIEVQTGQRVISVSDKAITTRAKVNGQIYSMPYGMIVWSTGIRIRPVLMDFMQDIGQKHKRALTTDEWLRVKGCDGIYALGDCATIHQRKIMEDISAIFNVADKDKSGTLTVKEFQGVIDDILVRYPQVEHYLKRKHMRNVLDLLNDSKGNESKESIEVDIEGFRSALSHVDSKMKNLPPTAQVAAQQGAYLARCFNHMKDSEDNAEGPLRFRESGRHQFQPFRYKHFWKFVPLGGEQAALELPGDRISIGHSTQWLWYSVYASKQVSWRTRSLVVSDWTRRFIFGRDSSRI